In Thermoleophilia bacterium, the following proteins share a genomic window:
- a CDS encoding M23 family metallopeptidase — translation MGNPDPLGPGPGGEGESNQSDRNRVTVLPGRDQGFAVNSHLARLVAGATIAVFAILVPAMPAEAAKPTPARGYFAGLVEIKGGRQLYMECRGRGTPTVILEAGSGNAADVWTSASLKADDPTSDPRRAVLPTVARFTRVCAYDRAGAEKLQNGEPNRSDPVALPTHDERSQHAKDGGDALTPVLQRVLSRPRWYRGDDGRVHLKYELLLTNNTQISVNVASLDVLSGVGHRISRLSGARLQTAMGWGTGPTTELGPFSVGIVWIDLSFVDRQALPRRVKHRLTVDVPPGLPIGPVITDTSANVSIERRAAERIAAPLQGPRWATVVGPHRRAIQPVNGSLRLSQRFAIDFAARLDAKKRTHIGSASQNASYLNYGEPVVAVGPGKTVVAVDRYADQIPNDPDPVDLAEADGNHVILKLDKGVFAAYAHLKPGSVRVRPGQRVAEGQVLGKLGNSGSSTGPYLHFQLMNRPSLLDADGLPFVFDRFYLYGRMPSLESLIDNDREGTPVPLDRSVAGKHRRQSLTDLDVVNFPGR, via the coding sequence GTGGGAAATCCTGACCCGCTCGGCCCCGGTCCGGGCGGTGAGGGTGAGTCCAACCAAAGCGACCGGAACCGAGTAACGGTTCTGCCGGGCCGTGATCAGGGATTTGCGGTCAACTCTCACCTGGCTCGGCTCGTCGCAGGCGCGACCATCGCTGTCTTCGCGATCCTCGTCCCTGCCATGCCCGCCGAGGCGGCGAAGCCGACCCCCGCGAGGGGTTATTTCGCCGGCCTGGTTGAGATCAAGGGCGGCCGGCAGCTCTACATGGAATGTCGTGGCCGCGGCACGCCGACGGTGATCCTCGAGGCAGGCTCCGGTAATGCCGCCGACGTGTGGACTAGTGCTTCCCTGAAGGCTGACGACCCGACATCCGACCCGCGGCGGGCGGTCCTGCCGACCGTTGCCCGGTTTACCCGGGTTTGCGCTTACGACCGTGCCGGGGCCGAAAAGCTCCAGAACGGCGAACCCAACCGAAGTGACCCGGTCGCACTACCGACTCACGATGAGCGTTCGCAGCACGCGAAAGACGGGGGAGACGCCCTCACTCCAGTGCTCCAGAGGGTGCTCTCGCGGCCCCGCTGGTACCGGGGCGACGATGGGCGGGTGCACCTCAAGTACGAGCTCCTCTTGACCAACAACACGCAAATCTCCGTGAACGTCGCCTCACTCGACGTGCTCAGCGGAGTCGGCCATCGGATCTCCCGGCTGTCGGGCGCCCGGCTTCAGACGGCGATGGGATGGGGTACCGGTCCGACGACCGAACTCGGGCCGTTCTCGGTCGGAATCGTGTGGATCGACCTTTCGTTTGTCGATCGTCAGGCACTTCCGAGACGGGTGAAGCATCGGCTCACGGTTGACGTTCCGCCGGGGCTGCCGATCGGCCCTGTGATCACCGACACTTCGGCGAACGTATCTATCGAACGCCGAGCGGCCGAACGAATCGCGGCTCCGCTCCAGGGACCGCGATGGGCGACGGTCGTCGGCCCGCACCGACGGGCGATTCAACCGGTCAATGGGAGTCTTCGGCTCAGCCAGCGTTTCGCGATCGACTTCGCCGCCCGCCTCGATGCGAAGAAGCGCACGCATATCGGGTCCGCGAGTCAGAACGCCAGCTATTTGAACTACGGAGAACCGGTAGTCGCCGTCGGTCCCGGCAAGACTGTCGTTGCCGTTGATCGTTATGCCGATCAGATCCCGAATGATCCGGACCCAGTCGATCTGGCGGAGGCGGACGGCAACCACGTGATCCTCAAGCTGGACAAGGGCGTCTTCGCCGCATACGCACACCTGAAGCCCGGCAGCGTTCGCGTGCGCCCCGGCCAGAGAGTGGCGGAGGGCCAGGTGCTCGGCAAGCTCGGGAACTCGGGCAGCTCGACCGGGCCGTACCTCCACTTTCAGCTCATGAACCGCCCCTCGCTCCTCGACGCCGACGGCCTGCCCTTCGTATTCGACAGGTTCTACCTTTACGGGCGGATGCCTTCGCTGGAAAGCCTGATCGACAACGACCGGGAGGGAACTCCGGTGCCCCTTGACCGCTCGGTGGCGGGCAAGCACCGGCGCCAGAGCCTGACCGACCTCGACGTAGTCAACTTCCCGGGTCGGTAG
- a CDS encoding response regulator transcription factor: MSQGDAGFGVLVVDDHEVVHWGFRLLLERQSWVDRCDGATGSEQAIESARNLRPDVALVDLMLGTESGADVCAEIRAVSPRTRVLLISGAGRISPSVARAAGASGFVSKDWGASDVVKAVRMVALGSEVFNENDAGENLGLTDREMEVLDLIATGATNKEIAGKLFLSPHTVKEYTSAIYRKLSVRNRAEAVRTAQAHGLIS; the protein is encoded by the coding sequence GTGAGTCAGGGCGACGCGGGATTCGGCGTTCTGGTTGTAGACGATCACGAAGTCGTTCACTGGGGTTTCCGGTTGCTGCTCGAACGGCAGTCCTGGGTAGACCGTTGCGATGGTGCGACCGGTAGTGAGCAGGCGATCGAGTCGGCACGGAACCTGAGGCCCGATGTCGCGCTCGTGGACCTCATGCTCGGCACCGAGTCAGGGGCCGATGTTTGCGCCGAGATCCGTGCCGTTTCGCCGCGGACCCGAGTCCTCCTGATCTCCGGGGCGGGACGGATCTCGCCGAGCGTCGCCCGGGCGGCCGGAGCTTCTGGATTCGTCTCGAAGGACTGGGGGGCCTCAGACGTGGTCAAAGCCGTCCGTATGGTCGCCCTCGGAAGCGAAGTGTTCAACGAGAACGATGCCGGAGAGAACCTTGGACTCACCGATCGTGAGATGGAAGTGCTCGACCTCATCGCCACGGGCGCGACCAACAAGGAGATCGCTGGCAAGCTCTTCCTCTCGCCTCACACGGTCAAGGAGTACACCAGCGCGATTTACCGCAAGCTCAGTGTGCGTAACCGCGCCGAAGCCGTGAGGACAGCCCAGGCCCACGGTCTGATCAGTTGA
- a CDS encoding ACP S-malonyltransferase, with translation MSKTTPTAILFPGQGSQREGMRATVEAHAPELLELAIDQIGSDPFERIKDGTAFQQPALYCASVAGWRAAGEPESEFIVGHSLGELAAAAASGAITAEDGLTLATSRGQAMQDAAEADPGGMLAVLGECDGTAMLASSLGLTVANDNAPDQIVLSGPADAIGDARRKFKEAGVRTVRLPVTGAFHSPAMVAAQPGFREALSRIEIHEPRTTLLSSVTTLPFSDLRDGLLSGLTRPVRWRETVIALRGLGVTRFLESGPGAVLSGLVARIVDDVETGPLKPIGGPHA, from the coding sequence GTGAGCAAGACGACCCCCACAGCGATTCTTTTTCCCGGACAGGGCAGCCAGCGTGAAGGCATGCGAGCCACCGTCGAGGCTCACGCTCCCGAGCTGCTGGAGCTGGCAATCGACCAAATTGGGAGCGACCCTTTCGAACGCATCAAAGATGGCACTGCCTTCCAGCAGCCGGCCCTCTATTGCGCTTCGGTCGCCGGGTGGCGGGCAGCCGGTGAACCGGAATCCGAATTCATTGTCGGGCATTCGCTCGGTGAGCTGGCCGCCGCTGCCGCCTCCGGTGCGATCACGGCCGAAGACGGCCTCACCCTCGCGACCAGCCGTGGCCAGGCGATGCAAGATGCCGCGGAAGCTGATCCCGGCGGCATGCTCGCCGTGCTCGGTGAATGTGACGGCACGGCAATGCTCGCTTCGTCCCTCGGACTGACCGTTGCCAACGACAACGCTCCCGACCAGATAGTTCTTTCTGGTCCCGCGGACGCTATCGGGGACGCCCGGCGCAAGTTCAAGGAGGCCGGCGTCAGGACCGTGCGCCTGCCGGTCACTGGGGCTTTTCATTCTCCGGCGATGGTCGCCGCCCAACCCGGTTTCAGAGAAGCCCTCAGTCGGATCGAGATCCATGAACCCCGGACGACTTTGCTGTCGTCGGTGACGACCCTTCCCTTCTCTGATCTTCGTGACGGCCTGCTCTCGGGCCTCACCCGGCCGGTCCGCTGGAGGGAGACGGTAATCGCGCTTCGTGGACTGGGCGTGACCCGTTTCCTCGAATCGGGACCGGGGGCCGTGCTCTCTGGCCTGGTAGCCCGGATTGTCGATGACGTCGAAACCGGACCACTCAAACCGATCGGAGGACCGCATGCTTGA
- a CDS encoding beta-ketoacyl-ACP synthase 3 gives MLEFETTGARVLDRPSTVGAAIAGLGVALPSTVKSNEPIAERLGVRPEWITERTGVIERRVAEVGETLVDYATAAGAAAIDDAGMDPGQIDLVLVGTVTHEMLCPAAAPLVAARLETGFSGAMDINAACSGFLSGLSMAASQIETGRVSNALVVGADLMHRVIDMDDRGTAGIFADGAGAVVMRACRGEGRIGPVFLASDGDRGHLVEATREEAIIHMKGHDTFRQAVERLEEVTIAAVEGAGMTLDDVDLFAYHQANSRIIEAVGSRLGLDANRVIDCVPKYGNTSAGTIPIALGEARNEGRLNPGDRVLLGAFGGGLTWGAGVVEWGAGESLED, from the coding sequence ATGCTTGAATTCGAAACCACCGGGGCCCGCGTTCTGGACCGGCCATCCACCGTTGGCGCGGCGATAGCCGGACTCGGGGTTGCGCTTCCTTCCACGGTCAAGAGCAACGAACCGATTGCCGAGCGTCTCGGTGTCAGACCGGAATGGATCACCGAACGTACCGGTGTTATCGAGCGGCGGGTGGCGGAGGTAGGGGAGACGCTGGTTGATTACGCCACCGCTGCGGGTGCGGCAGCGATCGACGACGCTGGCATGGACCCCGGCCAGATCGACCTGGTACTGGTTGGCACCGTGACCCACGAGATGCTCTGTCCAGCTGCGGCCCCGCTGGTGGCGGCTCGCCTCGAGACCGGTTTCTCCGGGGCGATGGACATAAACGCTGCCTGCTCCGGGTTCCTCTCCGGCTTGTCGATGGCGGCTTCACAGATCGAAACTGGCCGTGTTTCGAACGCCCTCGTGGTCGGTGCGGACCTGATGCACCGAGTGATCGACATGGACGACCGTGGCACCGCCGGGATCTTCGCTGACGGCGCCGGTGCGGTCGTGATGAGGGCCTGCCGGGGCGAGGGGCGGATCGGTCCGGTGTTCCTTGCCAGCGACGGTGACCGTGGACATCTGGTCGAAGCGACCCGCGAAGAAGCGATCATCCACATGAAGGGTCATGACACCTTCCGCCAGGCAGTCGAGCGCCTTGAGGAAGTGACGATCGCTGCGGTCGAAGGTGCGGGCATGACCCTCGACGACGTTGACCTTTTCGCTTACCACCAGGCGAACAGCCGGATCATCGAAGCTGTCGGCAGCAGGCTCGGCCTGGATGCGAACAGAGTCATAGATTGTGTGCCGAAATATGGCAACACGTCGGCCGGAACGATTCCGATCGCGCTCGGTGAAGCTCGGAACGAAGGGCGGCTGAACCCCGGCGACAGGGTGCTGCTCGGCGCGTTCGGTGGTGGCCTGACCTGGGGCGCAGGAGTGGTCGAGTGGGGCGCGGGTGAATCACTTGAAGACTGA
- the fabG gene encoding 3-oxoacyl-ACP reductase FabG, whose translation MTGASGGIGAAVAEFIGAQGRPVAVHYRSDPDGAAAVVGRIEAAGGTAAAIHADIAEPGEVDDLVKQVEGKLGPVLVLVNNAGRRADGLAAQIDDDQWDRVIETNLNAAFRLSRRTLKPMLRARFGRIVNVASIVGPRANVGQANYAASKAGLIGMTRTIAVEVARRGVTVNAVAPGFVETGLTADLPDDAFTRDIPVRRAGTAEEIAACIGFLTSDAASYVTGTTLTVDGGLSA comes from the coding sequence GTGACCGGAGCCTCGGGTGGTATCGGTGCTGCCGTCGCCGAGTTCATCGGTGCCCAGGGGCGACCGGTAGCGGTTCACTACCGCTCGGATCCGGACGGGGCGGCCGCAGTGGTCGGCCGGATCGAAGCGGCCGGCGGTACGGCGGCAGCCATCCACGCCGACATCGCCGAACCCGGCGAGGTTGACGACCTGGTCAAGCAAGTCGAAGGAAAGCTTGGTCCGGTCCTGGTGCTCGTCAACAATGCCGGCCGGCGGGCCGACGGCCTCGCCGCCCAGATCGACGACGACCAGTGGGACCGGGTCATCGAAACCAACCTGAACGCCGCCTTCCGCCTCAGCCGGCGTACCCTCAAGCCGATGCTGCGGGCCCGATTCGGCCGGATCGTCAACGTCGCCTCGATCGTCGGACCACGAGCCAATGTGGGGCAGGCCAACTACGCCGCTTCCAAAGCGGGGTTGATCGGCATGACCCGCACGATCGCCGTCGAGGTCGCCCGGCGAGGGGTGACTGTCAATGCCGTCGCCCCCGGGTTCGTCGAGACCGGACTCACGGCCGACCTCCCCGATGACGCCTTCACCAGAGACATCCCCGTCCGCCGAGCCGGGACAGCCGAAGAGATCGCTGCCTGTATCGGCTTCCTGACTTCCGACGCCGCCTCATACGTCACCGGAACCACCCTGACCGTCGACGGCGGACTTAGTGCCTGA
- a CDS encoding acyl carrier protein, which translates to MIVEGLAEVGADPDLINRDATFDSLDVDSLDLVELAQIVEDEFGVELVGDDVQNLKTVGDVIDMVVAKAS; encoded by the coding sequence GTGATCGTTGAAGGCCTCGCCGAGGTCGGTGCGGATCCGGACCTGATTAACCGCGACGCAACGTTCGATTCGCTTGACGTCGATTCGCTCGACCTCGTTGAGCTCGCCCAGATCGTCGAAGACGAGTTCGGGGTCGAGCTGGTCGGCGACGACGTCCAGAACCTGAAGACTGTCGGAGACGTGATCGACATGGTGGTCGCGAAAGCATCATGA
- a CDS encoding beta-ketoacyl-ACP synthase II, with amino-acid sequence MNQRVVITGTGAVTPLGVGAETLIDRWCAGEVGIADGVGACREFDPLDFLSRKECRRADRFTQLAVVSADEAAAAAGWKHELPYAPERIGCIIGTGIGGIASLEAQGGVLRNKGAKSVSPLAVPLMMSNAAAAAVAMRFGLRGETYGVVSACAAGAHAIGAATRLIQSGQVDAVVTGGSESAMTGIAMAAFASMGATSPSGVSRPFDARRDGFVMGEGAGILVLENAAGAAERGAREAGEILGYGATCDAHHLTAPDPAGTQSARAIRMALADAGIKPEDLDYVNAHGTSTPLNDRSETDALKLALGDSAARVPVSSTKSVTGHLMGAAGAVEAVATVAALRRGIAPPTVGWEQPEEGLDLDYVPDRNRNLTLPEPTGDGRRYAISNSFGFGGHNAVLCLAAT; translated from the coding sequence ATGAACCAGCGGGTCGTCATCACCGGAACTGGCGCGGTCACGCCGTTGGGGGTCGGGGCAGAAACCCTGATCGACCGTTGGTGCGCGGGCGAGGTCGGCATCGCCGACGGTGTCGGCGCCTGCCGCGAGTTCGATCCCCTCGACTTCCTCAGTCGCAAAGAATGCCGGCGGGCCGACCGCTTCACCCAGCTCGCGGTGGTGTCCGCCGACGAAGCGGCGGCCGCGGCTGGATGGAAGCACGAGCTGCCATACGCACCGGAGCGGATCGGATGCATCATCGGCACCGGCATCGGAGGCATCGCTTCCCTCGAGGCCCAGGGCGGGGTGCTGCGGAATAAAGGCGCAAAGTCCGTATCCCCACTGGCGGTGCCCTTGATGATGAGCAACGCCGCAGCTGCCGCGGTGGCCATGCGGTTCGGTCTCCGGGGCGAAACATATGGTGTCGTTTCCGCCTGCGCCGCGGGTGCTCATGCGATCGGAGCGGCGACCAGGCTGATCCAGTCAGGGCAGGTTGATGCTGTCGTGACCGGTGGTTCCGAGTCGGCGATGACCGGTATCGCGATGGCAGCGTTCGCATCGATGGGCGCAACCTCACCGAGCGGTGTCTCTCGGCCCTTCGATGCCCGCCGGGACGGTTTCGTGATGGGTGAAGGCGCGGGAATCCTGGTGCTCGAGAACGCGGCCGGCGCCGCCGAGCGTGGAGCTCGTGAAGCCGGCGAGATTCTCGGCTACGGCGCGACCTGCGACGCCCATCACCTGACCGCACCGGATCCGGCCGGAACCCAGTCCGCCCGGGCGATCAGGATGGCCCTGGCCGACGCGGGTATAAAGCCGGAGGATCTCGACTATGTCAACGCCCACGGCACTTCGACGCCGCTCAACGACCGGTCGGAAACCGATGCCCTCAAGCTGGCGTTAGGGGACTCGGCGGCCAGGGTTCCGGTCAGTTCGACCAAGTCGGTCACCGGGCACCTGATGGGGGCCGCTGGAGCAGTCGAAGCGGTCGCCACGGTGGCTGCCCTGAGAAGGGGAATCGCCCCGCCGACAGTTGGCTGGGAACAGCCGGAAGAAGGGCTCGACCTCGACTACGTGCCTGACCGTAACCGCAACCTGACTCTGCCTGAACCGACCGGTGACGGCCGCCGGTACGCAATCTCCAATTCCTTCGGGTTCGGCGGCCACAACGCCGTTCTCTGTCTTGCCGCGACATGA
- a CDS encoding methylmalonyl-CoA carboxyltransferase yields the protein MSSAVATGTEAPPGHLSPRVRLESLCDESSFRPIRSAVLSGGLGERAQPGDGVIAGSGLVGGCPIFCYCQDPGFFGGSLGETHAETIVRTMNLAGKAGAPVVGFIESGGARLQEGHAALAGYGRIFRASVELSRKVPQLSVISGISAGGGAYSPALTDFVLMTRDARLFLTGPKVVADAVGEQVSMEELGGPSVHGANGVCQLVAGDETEAIERVRQLLDLLPRRIGSPADVLDSAPPLIGDPGETVPANPRQTYDVRRTVESILDEETVLEIYERWGSGMYTGLGRLGGRSVGVVANQPRRFGGVIDAEAAEKSAAFINTCDRFGIPLIVLVDTPGFMPGLRQEHAGVIRHGASLLRAFAGATVPKLTVVMRKAFGGAAITMNSRDLGADMVFAWPGAQIGIMSANQAVGIVNRRELAGSGEAARVDLATTYAEQHLTAVAAASSGFVDEVIEPRHTRESLIWTLGSMVGTA from the coding sequence ATGAGTAGTGCTGTCGCGACAGGCACCGAGGCTCCTCCCGGACACCTATCTCCCCGGGTCCGGCTGGAGAGTCTCTGTGACGAGAGCAGCTTCCGACCGATTCGCTCAGCCGTACTCTCCGGTGGCCTGGGCGAACGGGCGCAGCCCGGAGACGGCGTCATCGCCGGATCCGGGCTGGTCGGAGGCTGCCCGATCTTCTGTTACTGCCAGGACCCCGGCTTCTTCGGTGGTTCGCTGGGAGAAACCCATGCCGAAACGATCGTTCGCACGATGAACCTGGCCGGCAAGGCCGGGGCACCGGTCGTCGGATTCATCGAGTCTGGTGGAGCTCGGCTCCAGGAAGGACATGCTGCCCTTGCCGGCTACGGCAGGATCTTCCGGGCGAGCGTTGAGCTGTCGAGAAAGGTTCCGCAGTTGAGCGTGATCAGTGGGATCTCGGCCGGAGGCGGGGCATATTCCCCGGCACTCACCGACTTCGTCCTGATGACCCGGGATGCGAGGCTTTTCCTGACCGGTCCGAAAGTTGTGGCCGATGCGGTGGGGGAGCAGGTTTCGATGGAAGAGCTGGGTGGCCCCTCTGTTCATGGTGCTAACGGTGTCTGCCAGCTAGTCGCCGGTGATGAAACTGAAGCAATCGAGCGTGTGAGGCAGCTGCTCGACCTTCTGCCGCGCCGGATCGGCAGCCCGGCAGACGTGCTCGACTCGGCACCACCGCTCATCGGTGACCCGGGTGAGACCGTGCCCGCCAATCCCCGCCAGACCTATGACGTGCGGCGAACCGTCGAATCGATTCTTGACGAAGAAACGGTCCTCGAAATCTACGAACGCTGGGGCTCGGGCATGTACACAGGCCTCGGTCGGCTCGGTGGCCGGTCAGTGGGCGTCGTCGCGAACCAGCCGCGGCGTTTCGGTGGTGTGATCGATGCCGAAGCTGCCGAGAAATCCGCGGCTTTCATCAACACCTGCGACCGGTTTGGCATTCCCCTGATCGTCCTCGTCGATACCCCCGGCTTCATGCCCGGCCTTCGCCAGGAACATGCCGGTGTGATCCGGCACGGGGCATCCCTGCTCCGGGCCTTTGCCGGTGCGACCGTTCCGAAGCTGACGGTCGTTATGCGCAAGGCTTTCGGTGGCGCCGCGATAACCATGAACTCACGTGACCTCGGGGCTGACATGGTTTTCGCCTGGCCCGGTGCCCAGATAGGGATCATGTCCGCCAATCAGGCGGTGGGCATCGTCAACCGTCGTGAACTCGCCGGATCCGGAGAAGCAGCCAGGGTTGACCTTGCGACCACTTACGCCGAGCAGCATCTCACGGCTGTAGCTGCGGCATCGAGCGGTTTCGTCGACGAAGTGATCGAGCCGCGTCACACCCGCGAATCGCTGATCTGGACTCTCGGTTCAATGGTTGGTACGGCATGA
- a CDS encoding SGNH/GDSL hydrolase family protein translates to MIRKLLGNRRQREVTTYAALGDSFTAGNGCDPTERWSDLFADGLRASNPRLNYVNLARDGADSHDVLEQVPKAINHRPDLVTLVCGANDVILNLRPDIGSFSARLELMLDRLRRALPDAAILTATYPVGWCLEGIGPRTQARIHSGMTDLNLAIRDVSAALSVPCLDVVDHPGIGDPGNFESDGLHPSPAGHRHAAAEFRRAIAINFQIETTTRSA, encoded by the coding sequence ATGATCCGAAAGCTTCTGGGAAATCGCCGACAACGCGAAGTAACTACCTACGCGGCGCTGGGCGACAGCTTCACCGCCGGCAACGGATGTGACCCCACCGAGCGCTGGTCGGACCTGTTCGCTGACGGATTGAGGGCCTCTAACCCGAGGCTCAACTACGTCAATCTTGCCCGCGACGGAGCTGACAGCCACGACGTTCTCGAACAGGTCCCGAAAGCGATAAACCATCGACCTGACCTGGTGACCCTTGTTTGCGGTGCCAACGACGTGATCCTCAACCTGCGTCCAGACATCGGGTCTTTCTCGGCCCGGCTGGAACTGATGCTCGACCGTTTGCGCAGGGCATTGCCGGATGCGGCGATCCTCACCGCGACGTATCCGGTCGGTTGGTGCCTCGAAGGCATCGGTCCAAGGACGCAGGCCAGGATCCATTCCGGCATGACCGACCTGAACCTTGCGATTCGCGATGTCTCGGCCGCCCTGTCGGTGCCTTGCCTGGACGTTGTAGACCACCCCGGCATCGGGGATCCCGGGAACTTCGAGTCGGACGGTCTCCATCCGTCTCCGGCCGGTCATCGGCATGCCGCCGCCGAGTTCCGCCGGGCGATCGCGATCAATTTTCAGATCGAAACAACCACCAGGAGTGCGTGA
- a CDS encoding MaoC family dehydratase N-terminal domain-containing protein, with amino-acid sequence MNDFFSSGFDDLEAGAEFVTYGRTITEADLTGFSGLTGDHHPLHTDAEWAGESRFGERIAHGMMLLSYSVGLAPIDPERVVALRGFDRLVFKRPVHIGDTISLCGKVESVKPLNDSTGLVRLVWKVLNQKQQTVLRAIAEIVWSRNLAEDADSGGLPLNSQGREPVYL; translated from the coding sequence ATGAATGACTTCTTCAGTTCAGGATTCGACGACCTCGAGGCGGGAGCGGAGTTCGTCACCTACGGGCGTACGATCACCGAGGCAGACCTGACCGGTTTTTCCGGGCTGACCGGCGATCATCACCCGCTTCACACCGATGCCGAGTGGGCGGGAGAGTCCCGCTTCGGTGAACGGATCGCCCACGGCATGATGCTGCTCTCCTACTCGGTGGGTCTCGCACCGATAGACCCGGAACGGGTTGTGGCACTTCGCGGTTTCGACCGGCTCGTTTTCAAGCGGCCGGTCCACATCGGAGACACGATCTCCCTCTGCGGAAAAGTCGAATCGGTCAAGCCGCTGAATGATTCGACCGGACTGGTCCGGCTGGTCTGGAAGGTGTTGAACCAGAAGCAACAGACGGTGCTGAGGGCGATCGCCGAAATAGTCTGGAGCCGAAACCTCGCTGAAGATGCCGATTCTGGAGGACTTCCGCTGAACAGCCAGGGTCGTGAGCCGGTCTACCTTTGA